The following proteins are co-located in the Streptomyces sp. NBC_00435 genome:
- a CDS encoding N-formylglutamate amidohydrolase, with the protein MNRSPDSFRLLPGSGTSPVILHVPHSSRVVPEPVRDGIVLDGGELGQELDHITDSHTADIAAAAAALCAVTPWQFVNGLSRLVVDPERFPDEREEMLAAGMGAVYTRTTRGERLRPDGFDGRPLIDRYFHPYADAMTKAVEDRLRAVGRAVIIDVHSYPTEPLPYELHGDGPRPPICLGTDPFHTPAGLLSSAEKAFAGFGGVGLDTPFAGTYVPLKYYGEDDRVGALMVEIRRDTYMSEPGGPAGPGLDALAASLADLVDGLPSWGAGGRGRWP; encoded by the coding sequence ATGAATCGCTCGCCCGACTCCTTCCGGCTCCTCCCCGGCTCCGGCACCTCGCCGGTGATCCTGCACGTGCCGCACTCCTCGCGCGTGGTGCCGGAGCCCGTCCGCGACGGCATCGTGCTGGACGGAGGGGAGCTCGGTCAGGAGCTGGACCACATCACCGACTCGCACACCGCGGACATCGCCGCAGCGGCCGCGGCGTTGTGCGCCGTCACGCCGTGGCAGTTCGTCAACGGGCTGTCCCGCCTCGTCGTCGACCCCGAGCGCTTCCCCGACGAGCGCGAGGAAATGCTGGCCGCGGGCATGGGAGCGGTGTATACGCGCACCACGCGGGGGGAGCGCCTGCGCCCGGACGGCTTCGACGGCCGCCCCTTGATCGACCGCTACTTCCACCCCTACGCGGACGCGATGACGAAGGCCGTGGAGGACCGGTTGCGGGCTGTCGGACGAGCTGTGATCATCGACGTCCACTCGTACCCGACGGAGCCGCTCCCCTACGAGCTGCACGGCGACGGCCCCCGCCCGCCGATCTGCCTGGGTACGGACCCCTTCCACACCCCGGCCGGCCTCCTCTCCTCGGCCGAGAAGGCGTTCGCGGGTTTCGGCGGCGTGGGACTCGACACCCCCTTCGCCGGCACGTACGTACCGCTGAAGTACTACGGCGAGGACGACAGGGTCGGTGCCCTGATGGTCGAGATCCGGCGGGACACGTACATGTCCGAGCCGGGTGGTCCCGCCGGCCCCGGCCTCGACGCCCTGGCGGCCTCGCTGGCAGATCTCGTGGACGGCCTGCCGTCCTGGGGGGCGGGTGGCCGGGGCCGTTGGCCGTGA